Proteins from one Cellulosilyticum lentocellum DSM 5427 genomic window:
- a CDS encoding M18 family aminopeptidase, whose amino-acid sequence MINTLTTNLMNFIDASPTMFHTIASCKNILETESFCYLEPNKPWNLQVGGKYYTTLNDSALIAFVINSNDFINEGFKIIGTHGDVPGFRIKPNAEMNTDGYVKLNTEGYGGAILSTWFDRPLSIAGRVALKSDDLLHPETHLVDLNRPIVIIPNLAIHMNREVNTGVNFNKQKDTLPILTYTHEAVKESYILEVLAEALNVKAEDILDADLFLYPFEKSMCVGLKEEFISAPRLDDLSMTYSGLNAILHNSSQKGISMFVCFDNEEVGSHTRQGADSPYLIRTLERILLAFGKTREELFIALDNSFILSGDVAHLSHPNYMEKSDPTNKVLPGKGPAIKVNANFSYSTDSDSAAVFAGICKTNNIPYQTFVNRSDERGGSTIGPVAASHLGIRSVDIGTPMLAMHSARELMAAEDFIYTCEAMKAFFSL is encoded by the coding sequence ATGATTAATACTTTAACAACTAACCTAATGAATTTCATTGATGCAAGTCCAACTATGTTCCATACCATTGCATCTTGTAAAAATATTTTAGAAACAGAGTCCTTTTGCTATTTAGAACCTAATAAACCTTGGAACCTTCAAGTAGGTGGCAAATACTATACGACGCTTAATGATTCTGCTCTTATTGCTTTTGTTATTAACTCTAACGATTTTATTAATGAAGGCTTTAAGATCATTGGTACTCATGGTGATGTACCTGGCTTTAGAATTAAACCAAATGCTGAAATGAATACAGATGGCTATGTTAAACTTAATACAGAAGGTTATGGTGGTGCTATCTTAAGTACTTGGTTTGATAGACCCCTCTCTATTGCTGGTCGTGTGGCTTTAAAATCTGATGATTTACTTCATCCAGAAACACACCTTGTAGACTTAAATAGACCTATTGTTATTATTCCAAACTTAGCTATTCATATGAATCGTGAGGTAAATACAGGCGTTAACTTTAATAAACAAAAGGATACACTTCCAATTCTTACCTATACTCACGAAGCAGTTAAAGAATCTTATATCCTTGAAGTATTAGCCGAAGCACTTAACGTTAAAGCTGAAGATATTCTTGATGCTGATCTTTTCCTTTATCCTTTTGAAAAAAGTATGTGTGTAGGTTTAAAGGAAGAATTTATCTCAGCACCAAGACTTGATGACCTCTCTATGACTTATAGTGGTTTAAATGCCATCCTTCATAACAGCTCACAAAAAGGTATCTCTATGTTTGTTTGCTTTGACAATGAAGAAGTAGGAAGTCACACAAGACAGGGTGCAGATTCTCCTTACTTAATTCGCACCTTAGAACGTATTCTTTTAGCTTTTGGTAAAACGAGAGAAGAGCTTTTCATAGCTCTTGATAACTCTTTTATATTATCTGGAGATGTAGCTCACCTTTCTCATCCAAACTATATGGAAAAAAGCGATCCTACTAATAAAGTACTTCCTGGTAAAGGGCCTGCTATTAAAGTAAATGCCAACTTTAGTTATAGTACAGATAGCGATTCTGCTGCTGTATTTGCTGGTATTTGTAAGACTAATAATATTCCATACCAGACTTTTGTTAATCGTTCTGATGAAAGAGGCGGCTCTACTATTGGTCCTGTAGCAGCCTCTCACTTAGGAATCCGCT